TCTGAGTCAGGGGAGCAATAGTCGCGAGGAAACGAACGGGGAGGGCGCCGCACGCTCTGTGTCGGCTGCCCTCCCCGCAACATGATGTCTACGTTGAGACGACGACACCAGGCTCTTCGGTCGGTGCGACGACTTCGATGCGGCCCGTGCCGATCGCAGACCAATCTGCGCGGCGCTTGCGCTTCATGACCTCGGCGACAATGAAACCGATCGCGCCCATGCCGAGGTAGAGCAGCCCGATGATCACCGGGGCGATGCCCACCTCGCCGCCGACGAGGTTGCCGAAGTTCGACACGATCAGCACGACGCCGGCGCCGAGCACGAGCGTGGCGAGTGTGGGAGCAATAGTCGTCGTCCACGTGTTCTCATCCGCGGCTCGATGGCGGCGGAAGTAGACGACGATCGCCGCGGAGCAGAGCGTTTGCAGGAACACGAAGCCCACCGTCGACGCTGCCGCTCCCCAGGTGAAGATATCGAGATACGGGTCGGCCCCGATCAGGGCGAGGGTGAGCAGGATGATCACATTGACAACGCCGACCGTGACGCTGCCGCGGTGCGGTGACTGTGCCACCTCGCGCACGTAGCCGAGGCCGCGGGGGAGTACCTTCTCGCGGCCGAGGGAGAAGAAGTAGCGTGAGATGGCGTTGTGGAAGGACAGGATCGCGGCGAAGGATCCGGTCACCACAAGAATCTGCACAACCCACACGATGCCCTGACCGAGGTAGTCGCTCGCTGCGATGACCACCATGTCGCCTGGATTCTCGAGTGCGATCTGCATCGCCTCGCTGCGGCCGAACGCGAGCACCATGACCCAGGTCATGAGTGCGTAGAAGAGCGACGTGAAGATGACGGCGCCGATGGTCGCGCGCTTCACCGAGCGCTTCGGGTCCTTCGCCTCCTCCGAGTAGATGGCGGTCTGCTCGAAGCCGATGTACGAGG
Above is a genomic segment from Leucobacter rhizosphaerae containing:
- a CDS encoding APC family permease, which encodes MSSSTSDAPATQSLRNGAVGAPAIAFFVIAAAAPLTCVMGITPLLIGYGVGISAPLVYVLIGLVLLLFAVGYVAMSRRIRNAGSMYAYIAQGLGPSWGAGASFVALAAYFCAIITLLGFFGFVTQNLISSLTGLVVPWYVLCIAAIAICVLLGRSNLEVGAKVLGLLLIAELSVLLILAIAVIFTGGSEGVTFDSWNPVGLFGPGLGVSLAFGYASYIGFEQTAIYSEEAKDPKRSVKRATIGAVIFTSLFYALMTWVMVLAFGRSEAMQIALENPGDMVVIAASDYLGQGIVWVVQILVVTGSFAAILSFHNAISRYFFSLGREKVLPRGLGYVREVAQSPHRGSVTVGVVNVIILLTLALIGADPYLDIFTWGAAASTVGFVFLQTLCSAAIVVYFRRHRAADENTWTTTIAPTLATLVLGAGVVLIVSNFGNLVGGEVGIAPVIIGLLYLGMGAIGFIVAEVMKRKRRADWSAIGTGRIEVVAPTEEPGVVVST